The proteins below are encoded in one region of Methylobacillus flagellatus KT:
- a CDS encoding LysR family transcriptional regulator codes for MDKLHAMTVFTRVAELSSFTQAATSLGLPKGSISMAVQKLEAHLGTRLLQRTTRKVVLTHDGELFYQRCKDLLTDMDELESMFLLDETGIQGRIRVDVPLAVAREVLMPHLPAFLRQHPGIRIELSSTDRKVDLVAEGFDCVIRVGSLGDSGLVARQVGLHPIVNCASPAYLQQHGTPQTLDELTRHFVVHYTQVLGSEEAYWEYVQGSDIIRMKMQSIITVNNSDAYTQACLAGLGIIQVPQAAARPYIMQDRLVELLPEYRAAPMPVSMLYPNRRHQPRRVRVFMDWLVDRLQDYLA; via the coding sequence TTGGACAAGCTGCATGCCATGACGGTATTTACCCGCGTTGCTGAGCTTTCGAGCTTTACTCAGGCAGCCACCAGCCTGGGATTGCCCAAGGGCAGCATTTCCATGGCAGTGCAGAAGCTGGAGGCGCATCTTGGCACCAGGTTGTTGCAGCGCACCACGCGCAAAGTCGTGCTCACGCATGACGGAGAATTGTTCTATCAGCGCTGCAAGGATTTGCTGACCGATATGGACGAGCTCGAATCCATGTTCCTGCTCGACGAAACAGGCATTCAGGGACGCATACGTGTGGATGTGCCGCTTGCCGTCGCACGCGAAGTGCTGATGCCGCACCTGCCTGCATTCCTACGGCAGCATCCCGGCATCAGAATCGAGCTCAGCAGCACTGACCGCAAAGTGGACCTGGTAGCGGAAGGCTTCGACTGCGTGATACGCGTCGGCAGCCTGGGTGACTCGGGACTGGTCGCACGCCAGGTCGGCCTCCACCCCATCGTCAATTGCGCAAGCCCGGCATACCTGCAACAGCACGGCACGCCGCAAACGCTGGACGAGCTGACGCGACATTTCGTAGTGCATTACACGCAAGTGCTGGGCTCTGAGGAAGCCTACTGGGAGTACGTCCAGGGAAGCGACATCATCCGCATGAAAATGCAGTCCATCATCACGGTCAACAACAGCGACGCCTATACCCAGGCATGCCTGGCAGGCCTGGGTATCATCCAGGTACCACAGGCCGCAGCCCGGCCCTATATCATGCAAGATAGGCTGGTCGAATTGCTGCCGGAATACCGCGCAGCACCGATGCCAGTCTCCATGCTGTACCCGAACCGGCGTCACCAACCTCGCCGGGTCCGTGTCTTCATGGACTGGCTGGTTGACCGCTTACAGGACTACCTGGCCTGA
- a CDS encoding SDR family NAD(P)-dependent oxidoreductase → MSKIAMITGGSRGLGRNMALHLARKGVDSIITYRNGREQADAVVAEIGELGAKAAALQLDVGDSSSFAAFAAEVRPVLQQWGRQDFDFLVNNAGMGIHSPIAETTEAQFDALANVHLKGVFFLTQALLPLLRDGGHILNISTGLTRFSLPGYAAYAAMKGGVEVLTRYLAKELGPRGIRVNVVAPGAIATDFGGGAVRDNADLNRFVAEQTALGRVGLPDDIGGLVAVLLSEESGWVNGQRIEASGGMFL, encoded by the coding sequence ATGAGCAAGATTGCAATGATCACCGGCGGTAGCCGAGGGCTGGGACGCAACATGGCGTTGCATCTCGCACGTAAAGGTGTGGACAGTATCATCACCTACCGTAATGGCAGGGAGCAGGCAGACGCCGTGGTCGCCGAGATCGGTGAGCTTGGCGCAAAGGCTGCCGCCCTGCAGCTGGATGTGGGCGACAGCAGCAGTTTCGCGGCTTTTGCCGCCGAGGTGCGCCCGGTACTACAGCAATGGGGCAGGCAGGATTTCGATTTCCTGGTCAATAACGCCGGGATGGGCATCCACAGCCCGATTGCCGAGACGACGGAAGCACAATTCGATGCGCTGGCCAATGTTCATCTCAAGGGTGTGTTTTTCCTCACCCAGGCATTATTGCCCTTGCTGCGGGACGGCGGGCATATTCTCAATATTTCCACCGGCCTGACGCGGTTCTCGCTACCGGGTTACGCAGCCTATGCTGCGATGAAGGGTGGGGTCGAGGTGCTGACCAGATATCTTGCCAAGGAGTTGGGGCCACGCGGCATTCGCGTCAACGTTGTGGCGCCGGGGGCGATAGCCACGGATTTTGGTGGCGGTGCGGTGCGCGACAATGCGGACCTCAACCGTTTCGTGGCCGAGCAGACGGCATTGGGGCGCGTGGGGCTGCCCGATGATATCGGCGGCCTGGTGGCGGTGCTGCTGTCGGAAGAAAGCGGCTGGGTCAACGGCCAGCGCATTGAGGCGTCCGGCGGGATGTTCCTGTAG
- a CDS encoding chemotaxis protein CheB, whose translation MQKAFCHLLQQRMIRAVVIGASAGGVNAMLKLFHRLPARYPMPIVALLHMQHMRDSRLPELFQHHLRMPVKEAEDKEEIAPGTLYFAPPGYHLAIEHNLQFSLSCEAPLHFSRPAIDILMESAADAYADTLLGILLTGANPDGAAGLRAVKQAGGLSVVQDPDEAEIDYMPRAAISLQQPDLVLRLADIEQLLISLGETYVH comes from the coding sequence ATGCAGAAAGCATTCTGCCATCTCCTGCAACAGCGCATGATCCGCGCGGTCGTCATCGGCGCTTCCGCTGGCGGCGTCAACGCCATGCTGAAGCTTTTTCATCGCCTGCCGGCACGTTATCCCATGCCTATCGTGGCGCTGCTGCACATGCAGCACATGCGTGATAGCAGGCTGCCGGAGTTGTTCCAGCATCACCTGAGAATGCCAGTGAAGGAAGCCGAGGACAAGGAAGAGATTGCGCCCGGCACCTTGTATTTCGCCCCGCCCGGCTACCATCTGGCGATTGAGCACAACCTGCAGTTCTCGCTGAGCTGCGAGGCGCCCTTGCACTTTTCGCGGCCTGCCATTGATATCCTGATGGAGTCCGCCGCAGATGCCTATGCGGACACCTTGCTCGGGATCCTGCTCACGGGCGCGAACCCGGACGGCGCTGCCGGCTTGCGGGCCGTCAAGCAGGCGGGCGGCCTCAGCGTCGTTCAGGACCCGGATGAAGCGGAAATAGACTACATGCCGCGCGCAGCCATCAGCCTGCAACAGCCCGACCTGGTATTGCGCCTCGCAGACATCGAACAATTATTGATCTCATTGGGAGAAACTTATGTCCACTGA
- a CDS encoding hybrid sensor histidine kinase/response regulator produces the protein MSTDTELLPSKLLIVDDLAENLQALSAIIRGEDRVIYEARSGEEALALMLEHDFALAILDVQMPGMDGFELANFMRGTAKTRDIPIVFVTAAATESNFDFRGYATGAVDFLHKPLDIGAVKSKVNVFVALHQQRMEIQRQVAALEASRKKQESLLAELRHTQAELEKSITIRDNFISMVAHELRTPLNTLFLDVQVRTLQLERGNLAAFSQQELQKMTERDRRQIKNMIRLIDDMLDLTRISSGKLSVRPVSTNLTELLQRLVHDLTPQAQALGYTLELAAEEQIHGEWDAFRLEQIIANLLTNAMRYGREKPIRISLKRQDGHALIAVKDHGVGISPEDQARIFLAFERCQGNQVSSGLGLGLYIAQHLAEAHHGRITVQSTLGEGSTFTLQLPLHVQPQALRA, from the coding sequence ATGTCCACTGATACGGAGCTGCTGCCCAGCAAGTTGCTGATTGTGGATGACCTGGCGGAAAACCTGCAGGCGCTCTCTGCCATCATCCGTGGCGAGGACCGTGTCATTTACGAGGCAAGGTCGGGAGAGGAAGCCCTCGCATTGATGCTGGAGCACGACTTCGCCTTGGCCATCCTCGATGTGCAGATGCCGGGCATGGACGGTTTCGAATTGGCCAACTTCATGCGCGGCACGGCCAAGACGCGGGACATTCCCATCGTGTTCGTCACCGCAGCGGCGACTGAGTCCAACTTCGACTTCCGCGGCTATGCCACTGGCGCCGTCGATTTCCTTCACAAGCCCCTCGACATCGGCGCCGTCAAGAGCAAGGTCAACGTCTTCGTCGCCCTGCACCAGCAACGCATGGAAATCCAGCGCCAGGTCGCTGCGCTGGAAGCCAGCCGGAAAAAGCAGGAATCCCTGCTTGCGGAACTGCGCCACACACAAGCGGAGCTTGAGAAATCCATCACCATCCGTGACAACTTCATCTCCATGGTGGCGCATGAACTGCGCACCCCGCTCAATACCCTGTTCTTGGACGTGCAGGTGCGCACCCTGCAGCTGGAACGCGGCAATCTCGCCGCCTTCAGCCAGCAGGAACTGCAGAAAATGACGGAACGTGACCGTCGCCAGATCAAGAACATGATCCGCCTGATCGACGACATGCTGGACCTCACGCGCATCTCCAGCGGCAAATTGTCCGTGCGGCCAGTCAGCACCAACCTAACCGAACTACTGCAGCGCCTGGTGCACGACCTGACACCGCAGGCGCAGGCCTTGGGTTACACCCTGGAACTGGCAGCGGAAGAGCAAATCCATGGCGAATGGGATGCCTTCCGCCTGGAGCAGATCATTGCCAATCTGCTGACCAACGCCATGCGCTACGGCAGGGAAAAGCCCATCCGCATCTCGCTGAAGCGACAAGACGGTCACGCCCTGATTGCCGTCAAGGACCACGGTGTAGGCATTTCTCCTGAAGATCAGGCCCGTATCTTCCTCGCCTTCGAGCGTTGCCAGGGCAACCAGGTGAGTTCAGGATTGGGGCTGGGGCTGTATATTGCCCAGCACCTAGCAGAAGCGCACCACGGCAGGATCACCGTGCAAAGCACGCTCGGTGAAGGCTCTACCTTCACACTTCAATTACCGCTGCATGTCCAGCCGCAGGCGCTCCGAGCCTGA